From a region of the bacterium HR17 genome:
- the mrpC gene encoding Na(+)/H(+) antiporter subunit C, protein MELQLAVVIGTLFAAGVYLLMRPNAFALLLGLSLLSHGINLFILVAGRITLHRPPVLPTSGAIVPSDYADPLPQAFILTAIVISFAVTAFAAVLVYRLHETAQTESPDLTDPRDAAKERLA, encoded by the coding sequence ATGGAACTGCAGTTGGCGGTCGTTATCGGGACATTGTTTGCAGCGGGCGTTTACTTGCTGATGCGCCCCAACGCTTTTGCCCTGTTGCTGGGGCTTTCGTTGCTATCGCATGGCATCAACCTGTTCATCCTTGTGGCAGGGCGCATCACATTGCACCGCCCACCCGTGTTACCGACCAGCGGGGCAATTGTCCCCAGCGACTACGCTGACCCGCTCCCGCAAGCCTTCATCTTGACCGCCATCGTCATCAGTTTTGCCGTCACGGCGTTCGCAGCGGTGCTCGTTTACCGCCTGCACGAAACGGCGCAAACGGAAAGCCCTGATTTGACCGACCCGCGCGACGCCGCAAAGGAGCGTTTGGCATGA
- the gspD gene encoding Putative type II secretion system protein D: MGKWRWLLFTLSFVTVALSAQPSERTVNVSENPIVAVQPAMPTRLLMHRGVSAVLTTQGTVRRFVLGDPQVAAVTPLSPRELVVNAKSEGSTNLIVWEDRNGQTVTAAFWVEVAPTKREETPAPPQSVAPSPQQVQAVLQRALVGLPVEPVVLALPDGTVCVVLRGEVDAPETAKAVEAMAQLVAPKVVNMLRVRQPVRPDLAPDELKARRIEHAIGVPGVRVAVADDKVILHGTVSSLMDYAVAEERAKPFGTVINRLEVATPKIRQFVTDVKVLEVQRSALQKLGITWGTVTAAAGQQTPTFAVMPGQAVFGEPGTADRPFARASPVGAQLDALVQNGLARLLANPQQRTIEGADATFLVGGLVPIPIFGFFGVTAGATSPGAASVIFFPFGITLTLHPEATWQGEIFLQMRVEVTAPDFGLAAQVLGTTVPGFRFRGLDDVRLLLRDGDTLVISGLIQDELRQQVNRVPVLSRIPILGELFKSREFVRQQTELVLLVTVRAEEVAVSPDALHLLRIYQKRPVLPRPSFVAPFSGGSGMGGAGFGASALPAPSPANPP; encoded by the coding sequence ATGGGCAAGTGGCGTTGGTTGCTTTTTACCCTATCCTTCGTCACGGTCGCACTTAGTGCCCAGCCGTCCGAGCGGACGGTCAATGTGTCTGAAAACCCGATCGTCGCCGTTCAACCGGCAATGCCGACGCGGTTGCTCATGCATCGTGGCGTTAGTGCCGTTTTAACGACGCAAGGCACGGTGCGCCGGTTTGTGCTGGGTGACCCGCAGGTGGCAGCGGTCACCCCCCTCAGCCCGCGCGAATTGGTCGTCAACGCCAAAAGTGAGGGCAGCACCAACTTGATCGTCTGGGAAGACCGCAACGGTCAAACAGTTACCGCAGCCTTTTGGGTAGAAGTGGCGCCAACAAAACGCGAAGAAACTCCCGCACCACCACAATCGGTCGCACCGTCCCCACAGCAAGTGCAAGCGGTGTTACAACGCGCCTTGGTTGGTCTGCCGGTAGAGCCTGTCGTGCTGGCGTTACCAGACGGAACGGTGTGCGTTGTATTGCGCGGTGAAGTAGACGCTCCCGAAACAGCGAAGGCGGTGGAGGCGATGGCGCAATTGGTGGCGCCCAAAGTCGTCAACATGCTGCGGGTGCGTCAGCCCGTTCGCCCCGACCTCGCCCCTGACGAATTGAAAGCCCGACGCATTGAACACGCCATCGGGGTGCCCGGCGTCCGTGTCGCTGTCGCTGACGACAAAGTGATTTTGCACGGCACCGTCAGCAGCCTGATGGACTACGCCGTCGCAGAAGAACGCGCTAAGCCCTTCGGAACGGTCATTAACCGTTTGGAAGTGGCGACGCCCAAAATTCGCCAATTCGTCACAGATGTGAAAGTGCTGGAAGTGCAACGGAGCGCTTTGCAAAAACTGGGCATCACTTGGGGCACAGTGACGGCAGCGGCTGGTCAGCAAACGCCGACCTTTGCGGTCATGCCCGGTCAAGCCGTGTTCGGCGAGCCGGGAACAGCCGACCGCCCGTTCGCCCGGGCTTCCCCCGTCGGAGCGCAACTGGACGCGCTGGTGCAAAACGGTTTAGCGCGGTTGCTGGCGAACCCGCAGCAACGCACGATTGAAGGCGCCGACGCCACCTTCTTAGTCGGCGGGTTAGTGCCCATCCCCATCTTCGGGTTCTTCGGTGTCACTGCCGGTGCGACATCGCCCGGCGCCGCATCGGTCATCTTCTTCCCTTTCGGCATCACCTTGACTTTGCACCCCGAAGCGACATGGCAGGGCGAAATTTTCCTGCAAATGCGCGTGGAAGTGACAGCACCCGATTTCGGGTTAGCAGCCCAAGTGTTGGGCACAACAGTGCCCGGCTTCCGTTTTCGCGGCTTGGACGATGTGCGATTGCTGTTACGCGACGGCGATACACTCGTCATTTCTGGGTTGATTCAAGACGAGTTGCGCCAACAAGTTAACCGCGTCCCGGTGTTGTCGCGCATCCCGATTTTGGGTGAACTGTTCAAAAGCCGAGAGTTCGTCCGCCAACAGACGGAACTGGTGCTATTGGTGACGGTGCGCGCAGAGGAAGTGGCTGTCAGCCCCGATGCGCTGCACCTTTTGCGCATTTACCAAAAGCGTCCTGTCCTGCCCCGCCCATCTTTTGTCGCCCCGTTCAGCGGTGGGTCAGGGATGGGCGGGGCAGGTTTCGGGGCAAGTGCTCTGCCCGCTCCCTCGCCAGCCAATCCACCATGA
- the mrpE gene encoding Na(+)/H(+) antiporter subunit E, with translation MVATTNRQATNGHWWPLRLRALAALGLLWCLLTNRLTAGEFVLGVMFGAVVLWLTKGFRQERIWLKRGDKAVLLLLEFLKQMLIANLQVARIVLSPKIAVRPALFVVPLELDNDVAITALGDMITLTPGTLTVDVAPDRSALFVHCLHTDDVALTRNGIKVAFERPLKEVLQCLPKRVSSL, from the coding sequence ATGGTGGCGACAACAAATAGACAGGCAACAAATGGGCATTGGTGGCCACTGCGGCTGCGGGCGTTGGCAGCGCTGGGACTGCTATGGTGCTTGCTAACCAATCGTTTGACTGCCGGCGAGTTCGTGTTAGGGGTGATGTTTGGTGCAGTCGTGTTGTGGCTGACGAAAGGGTTTCGGCAGGAACGCATTTGGTTGAAGCGGGGCGACAAAGCCGTCCTGTTGCTGTTGGAGTTTCTCAAGCAGATGCTCATCGCCAACTTACAGGTCGCCCGTATCGTGTTGAGCCCGAAAATCGCTGTGCGTCCTGCACTGTTCGTGGTGCCGTTGGAACTGGACAACGATGTCGCCATCACGGCGTTGGGCGACATGATCACGCTGACGCCAGGGACGCTGACAGTGGATGTCGCTCCCGACCGTTCAGCACTGTTTGTGCACTGCCTTCACACGGACGATGTGGCGTTGACCCGCAACGGTATCAAAGTCGCTTTTGAACGCCCGCTCAAGGAGGTGCTACAGTGCTTGCCCAAGCGTGTCTCGTCGCTTTGA
- the hhoB gene encoding Putative serine protease HhoB, whose amino-acid sequence MRCMTWLCLIAFGALAATQETVDWSSLVSKVSPAVVTIVSADERDIAQGSGVLISSDGKIVTNFHVVEGKRVMLARRHDGSFLTITGVLAADKANDLVILKADGRNLPFVPLGDSDAVKVGEAICVIGSPMLLEGTVTTGIISAIRELKDGRKLLQISAPISKGSSGSPVFNRKGEVIGIASFQLAEGQNLNFAVSVNMLKELLRRVKEEPEPLTKLSSFSTSPIRELPKLSPILLRLWIAHEIFVFRASVFSIAFSPDGQFLVSGGEDDNIKLWRLADGSLVRKLKGHSDSVLSLAFSPRGQLLASGSADRTIRLWQVADGRLILRLKGHTGKVRDVAFSPDGQLLASGSDDKTVRIWQVADGGLLKTLTGHISGVNSVAFSPDGQVLASGSSDKVIRLWRTPNGDLLQTLMGHTDRVTAVAFSPDGQLLASGSADRTIRLWRISDGSLVRILIGHADRVNFVVFSPDGRLLASGSGDDTVILWRVVDRQILWILPHTNQVFSIAFSPNGQLLAVGDDDGQVNLWRLW is encoded by the coding sequence GTGAGATGTATGACATGGCTGTGTTTGATTGCTTTTGGTGCGTTGGCTGCCACACAAGAGACGGTGGATTGGTCATCGTTGGTGAGCAAAGTTTCACCTGCTGTCGTCACCATCGTCTCAGCGGACGAGAGAGACATCGCACAAGGTAGCGGCGTTCTCATCAGCAGCGATGGCAAAATCGTCACCAACTTCCATGTCGTTGAAGGAAAAAGAGTTATGCTGGCTCGTCGTCACGATGGTTCGTTCCTTACCATCACAGGCGTCTTAGCAGCCGATAAAGCCAACGATTTGGTCATCTTGAAGGCGGACGGGCGAAATTTGCCCTTTGTGCCGCTGGGCGATAGCGATGCAGTGAAAGTTGGGGAAGCCATTTGCGTCATCGGTTCGCCGATGCTGTTGGAGGGAACAGTAACGACAGGCATCATCAGTGCTATTCGGGAATTGAAAGATGGGCGCAAGTTGCTGCAAATTTCTGCACCGATTTCCAAAGGCAGCAGCGGCTCCCCCGTTTTCAACCGCAAAGGCGAAGTGATTGGCATAGCAAGTTTTCAACTTGCCGAAGGTCAAAACTTGAATTTCGCCGTGTCCGTCAATATGTTGAAGGAGTTATTAAGGCGGGTCAAGGAAGAGCCAGAGCCTTTAACCAAATTGTCTTCTTTCTCCACTTCACCAATTCGCGAACTCCCTAAACTTAGCCCCATTTTACTGCGTTTATGGATAGCACATGAGATATTCGTCTTTCGTGCCTCCGTGTTTTCCATCGCTTTTTCCCCCGATGGCCAATTTCTGGTTTCAGGTGGTGAGGATGACAATATCAAGCTTTGGCGGTTGGCTGATGGTAGTTTGGTTCGGAAACTAAAAGGACATTCGGACTCCGTGCTGTCTCTCGCCTTTTCACCCAGAGGGCAACTTTTAGCCTCCGGAAGCGCTGATAGGACCATTAGACTTTGGCAAGTTGCAGATGGTCGCTTGATTCTGCGATTGAAAGGACACACGGGTAAAGTGAGAGATGTTGCTTTTTCTCCCGATGGGCAATTATTGGCTTCAGGGAGCGATGATAAAACTGTTCGCATTTGGCAAGTTGCTGATGGTGGTTTGCTAAAAACACTGACAGGGCATATAAGCGGTGTGAACTCTGTAGCGTTCTCACCTGATGGACAAGTCTTAGCTTCAGGAAGTTCGGATAAGGTCATTAGGCTCTGGCGTACACCTAATGGCGATTTGCTTCAGACATTGATGGGTCATACAGATCGGGTAACCGCTGTTGCCTTCTCACCTGATGGTCAATTACTGGCTTCAGGAAGTGCGGACAGAACCATTAGACTGTGGCGTATTTCGGACGGTAGTTTGGTTCGGATACTAATAGGGCATGCAGATAGGGTGAACTTTGTTGTCTTTTCTCCCGATGGACGGCTTTTGGCTTCAGGAAGCGGAGATGACACAGTTATCCTGTGGCGGGTTGTAGACAGGCAGATACTTTGGATACTACCTCACACAAACCAAGTGTTTTCCATTGCTTTTTCCCCCAATGGACAATTGTTAGCTGTAGGTGACGATGATGGTCAAGTTAACCTCTGGCGGTTATGGTAG
- the tktB gene encoding Transketolase 2 gives MERQKLMDALKAMGQLLRRHCVEMTTLAGSGHPTTCMSAADIVATLFFAALRYDVPYPENPLNDRFVLSKGHAAPLLYAVWAEAGAFPVEHLKTLRRIDSELEGHPTPRFKWAEVATGSLGQGLSIADGMALAAKMDKLPYRVYALLGDGEVAEGGVWEAIAFASYYKLDNLTAIVDVNRLGQSAPTMLQHDLETYARRFEAFGWHAIIVDGHDVEQLISAFEQAKNVKGKPTVILAKTIKGKGVSFLEDKEGWHGRPLPKDLAEKALAELALTDEQISLARSLKVEPPTNGVPNLPTVPEDWYRSIEFPRYELGQQVATREAYGDGLVALGKVNPQIVALDGDVKNSTFSEKFMAAFPERFIECFIAEQNMIGTAVGLATRGKIPFASSFACFLMRAYDFIRMAGIGTANIKLCGSHAGVSIGEDGPSQMGLEDIAAMRAIPRSVVLYPCDAVSTVKLVAEMAKYQGIAYLRTTRPKTPVIYNNDEEFPIGGCKVLRSSPNDVVTVVAAGITVFEALKAYEALANEGIKIRVIDLYSVKPLDEATLVRSALETNRTIITVEDHYPEGGIGDAVASAVSKEGIKVYKLAVNDIPRSGKPDELMDMFGISARHIIETVKRLL, from the coding sequence ATGGAGCGACAAAAGTTGATGGACGCCCTGAAAGCGATGGGGCAACTGTTGCGCCGCCACTGCGTTGAGATGACGACGCTGGCGGGTTCGGGACATCCGACAACTTGCATGTCTGCTGCGGACATCGTGGCGACGCTCTTTTTCGCGGCGCTCCGCTACGATGTGCCCTATCCGGAAAACCCGCTCAATGACCGTTTTGTGCTTTCCAAAGGGCACGCTGCGCCTTTGCTTTATGCTGTTTGGGCGGAAGCAGGTGCGTTCCCTGTTGAGCACTTGAAAACTCTGCGCAGAATTGACAGCGAATTAGAAGGTCACCCGACACCTCGGTTCAAATGGGCTGAAGTTGCGACAGGTTCACTCGGTCAAGGGTTGTCAATTGCCGATGGCATGGCGCTCGCTGCGAAGATGGACAAACTCCCCTATCGCGTTTACGCCTTGCTTGGCGACGGCGAAGTCGCCGAAGGTGGAGTTTGGGAAGCAATCGCTTTCGCCAGTTACTACAAACTTGACAACTTGACCGCCATAGTTGATGTCAACAGGCTCGGTCAAAGTGCCCCGACAATGTTGCAACACGATTTGGAAACCTACGCACGCCGGTTTGAGGCTTTCGGCTGGCACGCAATAATCGTTGATGGGCACGATGTTGAGCAACTCATTAGCGCCTTTGAGCAAGCGAAAAATGTCAAGGGTAAGCCAACCGTGATTTTGGCGAAGACGATCAAAGGCAAAGGGGTTTCGTTCTTGGAGGACAAAGAAGGTTGGCACGGTCGCCCGTTGCCTAAAGACCTTGCAGAAAAGGCGTTGGCTGAGTTGGCGTTGACAGATGAGCAGATTTCTTTGGCACGCTCATTGAAAGTTGAACCGCCAACAAATGGAGTTCCCAATTTGCCAACTGTCCCAGAAGACTGGTATCGCTCCATTGAGTTTCCACGCTATGAACTCGGTCAACAAGTTGCCACTCGCGAAGCCTACGGTGACGGTTTGGTCGCTTTGGGCAAGGTCAACCCGCAAATCGTTGCCCTTGACGGAGATGTCAAAAACTCAACTTTCTCAGAGAAATTCATGGCTGCCTTCCCTGAACGGTTCATTGAGTGTTTCATTGCCGAGCAAAACATGATCGGCACGGCAGTCGGTTTGGCTACAAGGGGCAAAATCCCCTTTGCATCAAGTTTCGCTTGCTTCTTGATGCGAGCCTATGACTTCATCCGCATGGCGGGAATTGGCACAGCCAACATCAAACTTTGCGGTTCGCACGCTGGAGTTTCAATTGGTGAGGATGGTCCATCGCAGATGGGGTTGGAAGACATCGCTGCAATGCGAGCAATCCCTCGTTCCGTCGTGCTTTACCCGTGCGATGCTGTCTCAACTGTCAAGTTGGTTGCCGAGATGGCGAAATATCAAGGCATCGCTTACTTGAGAACAACACGCCCGAAAACGCCGGTCATTTACAACAACGACGAAGAGTTCCCCATTGGCGGCTGCAAGGTTTTGCGGTCAAGCCCGAACGATGTCGTGACAGTTGTGGCTGCAGGCATCACGGTTTTTGAAGCGTTGAAGGCTTATGAAGCGCTGGCGAATGAAGGCATCAAAATCCGCGTCATTGACCTTTATTCTGTCAAGCCGCTGGACGAAGCGACACTTGTTCGCAGCGCTTTGGAAACCAACCGAACCATCATCACAGTTGAAGACCACTACCCTGAAGGTGGTATTGGCGATGCCGTTGCAAGTGCCGTCAGCAAGGAAGGCATCAAAGTTTACAAACTCGCTGTCAACGACATCCCTCGCTCAGGCAAACCCGATGAGTTGATGGACATGTTCGGCATCAGCGCCAGACACATCATTGAGACGGTGAAGCGACTCTTGTAG
- the mrpD gene encoding Na(+)/H(+) antiporter subunit D yields the protein MMQGHLPILPVLVPLSAAIAMLLFAREHVRRQRAIAAVSLTLLALIDIALLVQVVDGRILVYRLGNWQPPFGVALMVDRLSSVMLTLCTLTATATLLFAVGELDSARERAHFHPLLQLLVMGLNGAFVTGDLFNLFVFYEVLLVASYGLLVLGNEPRQLRASVQYLVLNLVKSVLFLAGVATLYGVLGTVNMAHLAQNIRALPEGSARLLVDAAGMMLLTAFAIKAALVPLFFWMPDSYPAPSAAVGAMFAGMMTKVGVYSLARVFALVFQGADSVAGSWVLPLSTATMLGGVLGAIPQVNFRRLLSFHITSQVGYMVMGIGLWTPMGLGGAIFYIVHHILVKAGLFLIAGITERLTGERNLSGMGKLVREPVTTGLFLVAGWSLAGVPPLSGFIAKLLVIKAGLDAHAFAAVAAALVTGLLTLFSMTKVWMTAFWGGDAKPLQRAPAPMLAGAALLVSFSVLLPLVAEPLWQFCHAAGHQLLHPNAYIRAVLGERPLFASN from the coding sequence ATGATGCAGGGGCATTTGCCCATCCTGCCTGTCTTGGTGCCACTGTCGGCTGCAATTGCGATGTTGCTATTCGCCCGCGAACATGTGCGACGACAACGCGCCATTGCAGCGGTGTCGCTGACGCTGCTGGCGTTGATAGACATTGCCCTGCTTGTTCAGGTCGTCGATGGGCGCATCCTCGTTTACCGTTTGGGCAATTGGCAGCCGCCTTTCGGCGTCGCGTTGATGGTAGACCGCCTCAGCAGCGTCATGCTGACCCTTTGCACCCTAACAGCGACGGCGACACTGTTGTTCGCTGTCGGCGAACTGGACAGCGCTCGCGAACGGGCGCACTTTCACCCGCTGCTGCAACTGCTCGTCATGGGTCTCAACGGTGCGTTCGTCACGGGTGACCTGTTCAACCTGTTCGTGTTCTACGAAGTATTGTTGGTCGCCTCTTACGGGTTGCTGGTGCTGGGCAACGAACCGCGTCAGTTGCGGGCAAGCGTCCAGTATCTCGTCCTGAACCTCGTCAAGTCTGTCCTTTTTTTAGCGGGTGTGGCGACGCTTTATGGCGTTTTGGGCACGGTCAATATGGCGCACTTGGCGCAGAACATCCGTGCGCTCCCCGAAGGCAGCGCTCGGCTGCTGGTGGACGCAGCAGGCATGATGTTGCTGACGGCGTTCGCCATCAAAGCGGCGTTGGTGCCGCTGTTTTTTTGGATGCCCGACAGTTACCCGGCGCCATCAGCAGCCGTTGGGGCGATGTTCGCAGGGATGATGACGAAGGTCGGCGTTTACTCGCTGGCGCGAGTGTTCGCCCTTGTCTTTCAAGGCGCCGATAGCGTGGCGGGCAGTTGGGTGTTGCCTCTCAGCACCGCCACGATGCTCGGCGGCGTGCTGGGCGCCATCCCTCAGGTGAACTTCCGGCGCCTGCTGTCCTTTCACATCACCAGCCAAGTCGGCTACATGGTTATGGGCATCGGGCTGTGGACACCGATGGGCTTGGGCGGTGCCATCTTTTATATTGTCCACCACATCCTCGTCAAAGCCGGCTTGTTCCTGATTGCAGGTATTACCGAACGGTTAACAGGCGAACGGAATTTGTCCGGGATGGGCAAGTTGGTGCGGGAGCCGGTGACGACGGGGCTGTTTTTGGTGGCGGGATGGTCGTTAGCAGGCGTGCCGCCGCTGAGCGGCTTCATCGCCAAACTGTTGGTCATCAAAGCCGGTTTGGACGCCCACGCTTTCGCCGCTGTCGCTGCCGCGTTGGTGACGGGGTTGCTGACACTGTTTTCCATGACGAAGGTGTGGATGACAGCGTTTTGGGGCGGCGACGCTAAACCGCTGCAGCGGGCACCGGCGCCGATGCTGGCGGGCGCGGCGTTGCTGGTGAGTTTTTCCGTCCTTCTCCCCCTCGTTGCCGAACCCCTCTGGCAGTTTTGTCACGCCGCCGGACACCAACTGTTGCATCCTAACGCCTATATCCGCGCCGTGTTGGGCGAACGCCCGCTGTTCGCTAGCAATTGA
- the mrpF gene encoding Na(+)/H(+) antiporter subunit F: MLAQACLVALMLLALGVLCCVYRFLRGPSLPDRVLALDTLSVLVLAQFIVLGVYYDTRLYFEAGLLIALLGFLSTVAVAKFLLRGGVLE; the protein is encoded by the coding sequence GTGCTTGCCCAAGCGTGTCTCGTCGCTTTGATGTTGTTGGCGTTGGGGGTGTTGTGTTGCGTCTATCGTTTTCTGCGCGGCCCTTCGTTGCCCGACCGCGTTTTGGCGTTGGACACGCTCTCGGTGCTAGTGCTGGCGCAGTTCATCGTCCTGGGCGTCTACTACGACACGCGCCTTTACTTTGAAGCCGGCTTGCTCATCGCATTGCTGGGCTTTTTGTCCACGGTCGCTGTCGCCAAATTTCTGCTGCGGGGTGGGGTGCTGGAATGA
- a CDS encoding 35 kDa protein has protein sequence MLRRFWIVLRAWLGSLLRRSEDPEVMLRQYIDDMRSRVPKLRAAVAEVLATEYQLEQQAERLRKQIAEYDQQIVAALKLGYEEEAKVLIAAKAQAEESLQDTLEQLATAQRASQQAKAALQEYQREMEGKIAEAKRLIGQAQLARLQQELAQALAAFEVGDMSDVLERMREKVAERTARAQARMEVAASDVDARLREIRRAAIQMGVEEQLAEYKRRLGLTVSSQQPSLPAAGTRQLPHPKPSETVQQE, from the coding sequence ATGTTGCGCCGTTTCTGGATAGTGTTGCGGGCGTGGCTGGGTTCACTGTTGCGCCGGTCCGAAGACCCCGAGGTGATGTTGCGCCAATACATTGACGACATGCGCTCGCGGGTCCCCAAGTTGCGCGCTGCCGTCGCCGAAGTTTTGGCGACCGAATACCAGTTGGAGCAACAAGCCGAGCGGTTGCGCAAGCAAATCGCCGAATATGACCAGCAAATCGTCGCCGCCTTGAAGTTGGGCTACGAAGAGGAAGCCAAGGTGCTGATCGCTGCCAAAGCCCAAGCCGAAGAAAGCTTGCAGGACACGCTGGAACAACTGGCAACGGCGCAGCGCGCGTCGCAGCAGGCAAAAGCGGCGCTGCAGGAGTATCAACGAGAAATGGAAGGCAAAATCGCCGAAGCCAAACGGCTCATCGGGCAGGCGCAGTTGGCGCGGTTGCAGCAAGAACTGGCGCAAGCGTTAGCGGCGTTTGAGGTCGGCGATATGTCCGATGTGCTGGAGCGGATGCGGGAGAAAGTTGCCGAGCGGACCGCCCGCGCCCAAGCGCGGATGGAGGTGGCTGCGTCCGATGTGGACGCCCGCCTGCGGGAGATTCGGCGCGCTGCTATCCAGATGGGCGTGGAAGAACAACTCGCCGAATACAAACGGCGCTTGGGTTTGACAGTGTCGTCGCAGCAACCGTCGTTACCGGCGGCAGGAACCCGTCAATTGCCCCACCCTAAACCCTCGGAGACGGTTCAACAGGAGTGA
- the mrpG gene encoding Na(+)/H(+) antiporter subunit G, translating into MTDGIVAVLVLIGSAFAFLGALGLVRMPDFYTRMHPPTKATTLGTISILLASAVHFTVKEGRLSLQELLVTAFLFLTAPIGAHLLSKAAIKLGVPFAASTQVERLPDT; encoded by the coding sequence ATGACCGACGGCATCGTGGCGGTGCTGGTGCTCATCGGTTCAGCCTTCGCGTTTTTGGGGGCGCTGGGGTTGGTGCGGATGCCCGACTTTTACACCCGCATGCACCCGCCGACGAAAGCGACGACGCTGGGCACCATCAGCATCTTGCTGGCGTCCGCTGTCCACTTCACGGTCAAAGAGGGACGGTTGAGCCTGCAGGAGCTGTTGGTGACCGCGTTTTTGTTCCTGACAGCGCCTATAGGGGCGCATCTGCTGAGCAAGGCGGCGATCAAGTTGGGCGTGCCGTTTGCAGCGTCGACGCAAGTGGAACGGCTGCCAGACACATAG
- the minD_1 gene encoding Septum site-determining protein MinD, translating into MPLHILLALSNEHERAMLEQVLATVADTAVIATVTDADTLKTAVAERRPELVIVSSQFVGETTPALVEQVVTQHAVPVIVLLPGDDLALARQFLRAGATDVLPLLLVPDELPVSIQTVRQRIRQSAPARPNQPGRIVVFYGPKGGVGTSLVATNLAVALAAHLPAESVCLMDLDLQFGAIPILLNLQPKVTLATLAQRFQGELDFEFLRAFLLTHPDSNLRVLAAPSRPDLAELVTTFLVERTLQLLKTHFSVTIVDTPTMLQDTTLAALDAADYIFVVTALDLLAIRNTELVLSMFQKLYPSDRIRLVLNRSNVHFGGLTPAQVEEHLRMPIVAQVPSDGQLAVTSINEGVPFVLQAPNAPISQSIFHLASLVVGQPIQSAKRASPAPNNLLKRLVNYLLGEE; encoded by the coding sequence ATGCCCCTGCACATCCTTTTAGCCCTTAGCAACGAACACGAACGCGCGATGCTTGAACAAGTGTTGGCAACGGTGGCTGACACGGCAGTTATCGCGACGGTCACCGATGCCGACACTTTAAAAACAGCGGTGGCGGAGCGACGGCCTGAATTGGTGATTGTGTCCAGCCAATTCGTCGGCGAAACGACACCGGCGCTGGTAGAGCAGGTAGTGACCCAACATGCAGTGCCCGTGATCGTGCTCTTGCCCGGCGACGATTTAGCCTTAGCACGACAGTTTTTAAGGGCTGGTGCCACCGATGTCTTGCCGCTCCTGCTGGTCCCCGACGAACTGCCGGTCAGCATTCAAACCGTCCGCCAACGCATCCGCCAGAGTGCACCGGCGCGCCCGAACCAACCGGGGCGTATCGTTGTCTTCTACGGGCCGAAAGGCGGTGTCGGCACTTCGTTGGTGGCGACCAACCTCGCAGTCGCTCTGGCAGCCCATTTGCCGGCGGAATCGGTGTGTTTGATGGACTTAGACTTGCAGTTCGGCGCCATCCCTATCCTGTTAAACTTGCAGCCCAAAGTGACCCTCGCCACGCTGGCGCAGCGGTTTCAAGGCGAGTTGGATTTTGAGTTTTTACGCGCCTTTCTGTTGACCCATCCCGACAGCAATTTGCGCGTTTTGGCAGCGCCGTCACGCCCCGACCTTGCCGAACTGGTCACGACCTTTCTGGTAGAGCGCACCTTGCAACTGCTTAAGACGCACTTTTCGGTCACGATCGTTGACACACCGACGATGCTGCAGGACACGACTTTGGCGGCGTTAGACGCTGCTGACTACATCTTTGTCGTCACGGCGCTGGATTTGTTGGCGATTCGCAACACCGAACTGGTGCTGAGCATGTTCCAAAAACTCTACCCATCCGACCGGATCCGCCTCGTCTTGAACCGTTCCAATGTCCATTTCGGCGGACTGACGCCGGCGCAAGTGGAGGAGCATTTGCGCATGCCCATCGTCGCCCAAGTGCCGTCCGACGGTCAACTTGCCGTCACTTCCATCAACGAGGGTGTGCCGTTCGTGCTGCAGGCACCTAACGCTCCGATCTCTCAAAGCATTTTCCACTTGGCGTCGCTGGTTGTCGGTCAGCCGATCCAAAGCGCAAAGAGGGCATCACCCGCGCCCAACAATTTGCTCAAGCGTTTAGTCAATTATCTGCTGGGTGAGGAGTGA